One window of the Thermodesulfomicrobium sp. WS genome contains the following:
- a CDS encoding CcmD family protein, with amino-acid sequence MEYVVLAHGAVWLALAAYVTGLVVALRRLEQRLARLERQS; translated from the coding sequence ATGGAATATGTGGTGCTGGCCCATGGGGCGGTGTGGTTGGCGCTGGCGGCGTACGTCACGGGATTGGTGGTGGCGTTGCGGCGCCTCGAGCAGCGCCTTGCGCGTTTGGAGCGGCAATCATGA
- the ccsA gene encoding cytochrome c biogenesis protein CcsA: MGRWNLVAAVAGGVGLAVAQWAVWVYAPLEAVMGVVQKIFYLHVPLAWWAFVCFFGVFAASIGVLWKKRAWCHVLAGVLAEVGVLLAGLALVTGALWGRAAWNTWWTWDPRLTTTLVLWFVYAGYLALRASDLGSRGPVICAVLGIVAFVDVPLVFVSARLWRSIHPVVLAQGGGMEPEMWVALVVHGLAFGLLVAALVLARFRLAMVAARVSRIARARLERREA; the protein is encoded by the coding sequence ATGGGCCGGTGGAATCTCGTGGCTGCCGTGGCAGGCGGAGTGGGCCTGGCAGTGGCCCAATGGGCGGTCTGGGTGTATGCGCCGCTGGAGGCGGTCATGGGTGTGGTGCAGAAGATCTTCTATCTCCACGTGCCCTTGGCCTGGTGGGCGTTTGTGTGCTTTTTCGGGGTGTTTGCGGCAAGCATTGGCGTGCTGTGGAAGAAGAGGGCTTGGTGTCACGTGCTGGCTGGCGTGCTGGCGGAGGTCGGCGTGCTTTTGGCGGGCCTGGCCTTGGTGACTGGGGCGCTCTGGGGCCGGGCGGCGTGGAACACGTGGTGGACGTGGGACCCCCGGCTGACCACGACGCTGGTATTGTGGTTCGTGTATGCGGGGTACTTGGCCCTGCGCGCCTCGGATCTTGGAAGCCGCGGCCCGGTGATCTGTGCGGTGCTGGGCATCGTGGCCTTTGTGGATGTCCCGTTGGTGTTCGTGTCCGCGCGGCTGTGGCGCTCCATCCACCCGGTGGTGCTCGCCCAAGGCGGTGGAATGGAACCGGAGATGTGGGTTGCCTTGGTGGTCCATGGTCTGGCCTTTGGACTTTTGGTGGCGGCCTTGGTCCTGGCGCGGTTTCGGCTGGCCATGGTGGCGGCGCGCGTCTCGCGCATCGCCCGTGCCCGGCTGGAGCGCCGCGAAGCCTAG
- a CDS encoding heme exporter protein CcmB, giving the protein MLRSAAAVMAKDARLVLARGAHVAQPILLGLLLVFGFSLSAPPGERFSPQDAMALFWLASVFASILQSSTLFRLEEENGVLTALLLAPIAPQSFWLAKAVVGLVLLGGCQLVFFPAAAVFLGVAMGNWEMVPLILAVDVGLCLVGALLGALSQGARDTLLTVIVFPLQMPLILAGIRGGAMVLAGEAGVGQWLGLALAFDAVFLGVALILFPFVLRGR; this is encoded by the coding sequence ATGCTGAGGTCCGCTGCGGCGGTCATGGCCAAGGACGCCCGCCTCGTTTTGGCTCGGGGGGCGCATGTGGCCCAACCGATCCTCTTGGGTCTGCTTTTGGTCTTTGGCTTCAGCCTTTCCGCGCCCCCTGGCGAGCGCTTCAGCCCCCAGGACGCCATGGCTCTTTTTTGGCTGGCCTCGGTATTTGCGAGTATCTTGCAGAGTTCTACCCTCTTTCGTCTGGAAGAGGAAAACGGCGTGCTCACGGCCTTGCTCCTTGCGCCGATTGCGCCGCAAAGTTTTTGGCTGGCCAAGGCCGTGGTGGGCTTGGTGCTTCTGGGGGGGTGTCAGCTCGTCTTCTTTCCCGCGGCGGCGGTCTTTTTGGGCGTGGCCATGGGGAACTGGGAGATGGTGCCCTTGATCCTGGCCGTGGACGTGGGGCTATGCCTTGTGGGCGCGCTTTTGGGGGCGCTCAGCCAAGGGGCACGGGACACCCTGCTTACGGTGATCGTATTTCCCTTGCAGATGCCCTTGATCCTTGCCGGCATTCGGGGCGGGGCCATGGTGCTGGCCGGGGAGGCTGGCGTCGGGCAGTGGCTGGGGCTCGCTTTGGCCTTTGACGCCGTGTTTTTGGGCGTGGCCTTGATCCTCTTTCCTTTTGTTTTGCGAGGTCGGTAG
- a CDS encoding branched-chain amino acid ABC transporter permease — protein MVAREFLKSLGVSLWFMVLTFPLVVVRVNTIENTIQWRWVNLAVVGVGAFVLSALWRWALARRENMQRSADARGGRGALRPWESAAWVRPLGAGLLVIFLAIPWFVSTYQTNILISFFLYVMLGIGLNIVVGVAGLLFLGYAAFYAIGAYAYALLNHYFGWGFWTVLPIGGVLAAVAGVLLAFPVLRLRGDYLAIVTLGFGEIVRLVLENWSALTGGPSGISNIDRPGLFGQEMTVAGTNIYIYYIVFVAAVLTLVVAERLKDSRVGRALQALREDEVACQAMGIDRVTVKLMAFGLGTAWAGFAGVIFAAKTTFINPASFTFFESAIILSIVVLGGMGSNWGVILGAAFLVLLPEYMRAFSEYRMILFAAAMVLMMVFRPQGMIPARSKQYRIVDRELELSGE, from the coding sequence ATGGTGGCACGTGAATTTCTCAAATCGTTGGGCGTCAGCCTGTGGTTTATGGTCCTCACCTTTCCTTTGGTGGTGGTGCGGGTAAACACCATTGAGAACACCATTCAATGGCGGTGGGTGAACCTTGCGGTCGTGGGTGTCGGTGCCTTTGTCCTTTCGGCGCTGTGGCGCTGGGCCCTTGCCCGGCGGGAGAATATGCAGCGCAGTGCCGACGCGCGGGGCGGGCGAGGCGCCCTGCGCCCTTGGGAGTCTGCGGCATGGGTGCGCCCCTTGGGCGCAGGACTCCTGGTGATTTTCCTGGCGATTCCCTGGTTCGTCTCCACCTATCAGACCAATATCCTCATTTCCTTTTTTCTCTATGTGATGCTGGGTATTGGGCTCAACATCGTGGTGGGCGTCGCTGGGCTCCTTTTTCTGGGCTACGCGGCCTTTTATGCCATCGGCGCCTACGCCTACGCCTTGCTCAACCATTATTTCGGGTGGGGATTTTGGACCGTGCTGCCCATCGGGGGCGTGCTCGCCGCTGTGGCTGGTGTGCTGCTTGCCTTTCCGGTGCTGCGGCTGCGGGGCGACTATCTGGCCATCGTCACCCTCGGTTTTGGGGAGATCGTTCGGCTGGTCTTGGAAAATTGGAGTGCGCTGACAGGCGGTCCTTCCGGGATTTCCAATATCGATCGCCCTGGGCTCTTTGGTCAGGAAATGACTGTGGCTGGCACCAATATTTACATCTACTATATTGTGTTCGTGGCCGCAGTGTTGACCCTGGTGGTGGCGGAGCGCCTGAAGGATTCCCGTGTCGGGCGCGCACTGCAAGCATTGCGTGAGGATGAAGTGGCCTGCCAGGCCATGGGTATCGACCGCGTGACAGTCAAACTCATGGCCTTTGGGTTGGGCACGGCCTGGGCAGGATTTGCGGGCGTCATCTTTGCCGCCAAGACCACATTCATCAATCCGGCCAGTTTTACGTTTTTCGAGTCGGCCATCATCCTCTCCATCGTGGTGCTGGGAGGCATGGGATCCAATTGGGGCGTCATTCTCGGCGCCGCGTTTTTGGTGCTGCTGCCTGAGTATATGCGCGCCTTCTCGGAATACCGGATGATCCTCTTTGCGGCAGCCATGGTCCTCATGATGGTCTTTCGTCCTCAAGGCATGATCCCTGCGCGAAGCAAGCAGTACCGCATCGTGGACCGGGAACTTGAGCTGAGTGGAGAGTAG
- a CDS encoding branched-chain amino acid ABC transporter permease LivH (LivHMGF is the membrane component of the LIV-I/LS branched-chain amino acid transporter) — protein sequence MDVQYFFELFLSGLTRGSIYALIAIGYTMVYGIIELINFAHGEIYMIGAFTGLIVAGILGTMGFPLPAILVLAVLVSMIYCAGYGYTIEKIAYKPLRQAGRLSPLISAIGMSLFLQNYVILVQTSDFVPFPSLIPEFAFLEPIAHIFASSDFLIVVVSAVLMAGLTLFIKYTKMGKAMRATAQNRKMAMLLGVDADRVISVTFIIGSALAAVGGVLIASHVGMVNFAVGFLAGIKAFTAAVLGGIGSLPGAMLGGLFLGLSESFGAGYISSDYEDVFAFSLLVIFLIFRPSGIMGKAKVEKV from the coding sequence ATGGATGTACAATATTTTTTTGAACTCTTTTTGAGCGGACTTACCCGCGGATCCATCTATGCCCTGATCGCCATTGGGTACACCATGGTGTATGGGATCATTGAACTCATCAACTTCGCGCATGGCGAAATCTACATGATTGGGGCGTTTACAGGCCTTATCGTTGCGGGAATTTTAGGGACCATGGGATTTCCTCTCCCGGCTATTTTGGTATTGGCGGTGCTGGTCTCCATGATTTATTGCGCGGGGTATGGATATACTATCGAAAAGATCGCCTACAAACCGCTCCGTCAAGCGGGCCGACTGTCTCCTTTGATTTCCGCCATCGGTATGTCGCTCTTTTTGCAGAACTATGTCATTTTGGTGCAGACTTCGGACTTTGTTCCATTCCCGTCCTTGATCCCGGAGTTTGCCTTCCTTGAACCCATCGCCCATATTTTCGCCTCTTCGGATTTTCTCATCGTCGTGGTGAGCGCGGTGCTCATGGCCGGTCTCACCCTGTTCATCAAGTACACCAAGATGGGCAAAGCCATGCGGGCCACGGCCCAGAATCGCAAGATGGCCATGCTCCTTGGTGTGGACGCGGATCGGGTGATCTCGGTGACCTTCATCATCGGCTCTGCCCTGGCTGCGGTCGGTGGAGTGCTCATTGCCTCTCATGTGGGCATGGTGAATTTTGCTGTGGGGTTCCTCGCGGGCATCAAGGCCTTCACTGCAGCGGTGTTGGGTGGCATTGGCTCACTTCCTGGCGCTATGTTGGGAGGGCTGTTCTTGGGACTCTCCGAGAGTTTTGGCGCGGGATATATTTCCAGCGACTATGAGGACGTCTTTGCCTTTTCGTTGCTGGTGATCTTTCTCATTTTTCGGCCTTCCGGCATCATGGGCAAGGCCAAGGTGGAAAAAGTATAG
- a CDS encoding tetratricopeptide repeat protein: MNRAVAMGGRFALAVAVLIGLAALAYRVEHPSIVVHEERRSVNQGMGDMAEVSALMERLQANPEDQDAMRHLGMLFMQMGAWARAMSFWDMLLGKVPEDLEALNQKGVCLFQLGRHPEAAEVFSRMLQVDAQNPHAHYNLGVLYAYYLNATDTARGHFEAVVRGPDARLAAQAKEDLAALGAENALTPQSR; encoded by the coding sequence ATGAACCGGGCCGTGGCCATGGGAGGGCGGTTCGCCCTGGCAGTGGCGGTACTCATTGGTTTGGCCGCCTTGGCCTACCGGGTGGAGCATCCTTCCATCGTGGTGCATGAAGAGCGGCGCTCCGTGAACCAAGGCATGGGCGATATGGCCGAGGTCTCCGCCCTCATGGAGCGCTTGCAGGCCAACCCCGAAGACCAGGATGCCATGCGGCATTTGGGCATGCTCTTTATGCAGATGGGCGCTTGGGCGCGGGCCATGAGTTTTTGGGACATGCTCCTTGGCAAGGTCCCAGAAGACCTGGAAGCCCTCAATCAAAAAGGGGTGTGTTTGTTCCAATTGGGGCGTCATCCGGAGGCTGCGGAGGTCTTTTCCCGCATGCTGCAGGTGGATGCCCAAAATCCCCACGCCCACTACAATCTTGGCGTGCTCTATGCCTATTACCTCAACGCCACGGATACGGCCCGTGGGCATTTTGAGGCCGTGGTTCGTGGTCCCGACGCTCGCTTGGCGGCGCAGGCCAAAGAAGATCTCGCGGCCTTGGGGGCGGAAAACGCTTTGACACCGCAAAGTCGCTGA
- the guaA gene encoding glutamine-hydrolyzing GMP synthase gives MDVEKVVIVDFGSQYTQLIARRVREAGVYSEIHPCTIPLAEIAAMRPAAIILSGGPASVHAPDAPTIDPHVFEMGVPVLGICYGMQLMAKLLGGQVVPSTDREYGRSELSFAAPCPLWAGIEEQPLTVWMSHGDTVLQMPPGFVVTASTPSVAIASMACVERRLYAVQFHPEVAHSERGSDILRNFLFEVAGLSASWTMASFVEEAIRAAKERIGDAQVVCGLSGGIDSTVAAVLLSRAIGKHLHCIFVDNGLLRAGEGDEVIGYLQRHFDLNLHFVQAQETFLSRLAGVEDPERKRKIIGHTFIEVFEAEARKIQGVRFLAQGTLYPDVIESVSFKGPSAVIKSHHNVGGLPETMALELVEPLRELFKDEVRKVAQELGLPDFLIWRHPFPGPGLAIRIIGEVTRERLEILRQADRIVQHELAASGWYSKVWQGFAVLLPLKTVGVMGDERTYEHVVALRIVDSLDAMTADWTRLPSEILARMSTRIINEVKGVNRVVYDISSKPPSTIEWE, from the coding sequence ATGGACGTGGAGAAAGTTGTCATCGTTGATTTTGGCTCCCAGTATACGCAGCTCATTGCCCGGCGGGTGCGGGAAGCAGGGGTCTATTCGGAGATCCATCCGTGCACGATCCCCTTGGCGGAGATCGCCGCCATGCGCCCGGCGGCCATCATCCTCTCGGGAGGGCCGGCATCGGTCCATGCGCCGGATGCGCCGACCATCGATCCGCACGTCTTCGAGATGGGCGTGCCGGTGCTCGGCATTTGCTACGGCATGCAGCTCATGGCCAAGCTTTTGGGCGGTCAGGTGGTCCCTTCCACGGACCGGGAATACGGCCGCAGCGAGCTTTCCTTCGCGGCCCCGTGTCCGCTGTGGGCAGGGATTGAAGAGCAGCCGCTCACGGTGTGGATGTCGCATGGCGATACCGTGCTGCAGATGCCGCCGGGGTTTGTGGTGACCGCCAGCACGCCGTCGGTGGCGATAGCCTCCATGGCGTGCGTGGAGCGCCGCTTGTATGCCGTGCAGTTTCATCCCGAGGTGGCCCACTCCGAGCGGGGCAGCGACATCCTGCGCAACTTCCTCTTCGAGGTGGCGGGGCTTTCGGCCTCCTGGACCATGGCCTCGTTCGTGGAAGAGGCCATCCGTGCGGCCAAAGAGCGCATTGGCGACGCCCAGGTGGTCTGCGGTCTGTCGGGCGGCATCGACTCCACAGTGGCGGCAGTGCTGCTGTCCCGCGCCATCGGCAAGCATCTGCATTGCATCTTTGTGGACAACGGGCTTTTGCGCGCCGGGGAAGGGGACGAGGTCATCGGCTATTTGCAGCGCCATTTCGACTTGAATCTCCACTTCGTCCAGGCGCAGGAGACGTTTCTTTCCCGCCTGGCGGGCGTGGAAGATCCGGAGCGCAAACGCAAGATCATCGGTCATACTTTCATCGAGGTGTTCGAGGCCGAGGCGCGCAAGATCCAAGGCGTGCGCTTTCTCGCCCAAGGCACCTTGTACCCAGACGTCATTGAATCCGTGAGCTTCAAAGGCCCCTCGGCGGTCATCAAGAGCCATCACAACGTGGGCGGACTCCCCGAGACCATGGCCTTGGAGCTCGTGGAGCCGCTGCGCGAGCTCTTCAAGGACGAGGTACGCAAGGTGGCTCAGGAGCTGGGGTTGCCGGATTTTCTCATTTGGCGGCACCCCTTCCCGGGGCCTGGACTGGCCATCCGCATCATCGGCGAAGTGACTCGGGAGCGCCTGGAGATTTTGCGCCAGGCGGACCGCATCGTGCAGCACGAGCTTGCGGCCTCCGGTTGGTATTCCAAGGTGTGGCAGGGCTTTGCCGTGCTGCTGCCTTTGAAGACCGTCGGCGTCATGGGGGACGAACGCACCTACGAGCATGTGGTGGCCTTGCGCATCGTGGATTCCCTGGATGCCATGACTGCGGACTGGACGCGGCTGCCGAGCGAAATCCTGGCGCGTATGTCCACGCGCATCATCAACGAGGTCAAGGGCGTCAACCGCGTGGTCTACGACATCTCGTCCAAACCGCCGAGCACCATTGAGTGGGAGTAA
- the guaB gene encoding IMP dehydrogenase — translation MSEKILGKALTFDDVLLLPDYSEVLPDAVDIGTWLTGEIRLNIPFLSAAMDTVTESRMAISLARAGGIGIIHKNMPVERQALEVLKVKKSESGMILDPITVAPDDTVGHVLELMQEYRISGLPVVEEDRLVGIITNRDVRFVTDLATPVHAVMTSQNLVTVPMGISLDEAKRHLHENRIEKLLVVDESNKLRGLLTIKDIDKIRKYPNACKDSHGRLRVGAAIGVGQAGLARAEALIKAGVDVLVLDSAHGHSRNILEGVRAIKAAWPQVQLIAGNVATYAGARALLEAGADAVKVGIGPGSICTTRIVAGVGVPQITAIMECARACREFGRHCIADGGIKFSGDVVKALVAGADTVMMGSMFAGTDESPGETILYQGRTYKIYRGMGSIDAMKEGSSDRYFQEGSKKLVPEGIVGRVPYKGSVMDTIDQLVGGLRSGMGYVGAADIPTLQEKARFVEISTAGLRESHVHDVIITKEAPNYRVESY, via the coding sequence ATGTCGGAGAAAATACTCGGTAAGGCACTCACCTTTGACGATGTCTTGCTACTGCCGGACTACTCCGAGGTACTGCCCGATGCCGTGGATATTGGCACCTGGCTGACGGGAGAAATCCGTTTGAATATCCCCTTTTTGAGCGCGGCCATGGATACGGTGACCGAGTCGCGCATGGCCATCTCCCTGGCGCGAGCCGGAGGCATCGGCATCATCCACAAAAATATGCCGGTGGAGCGCCAGGCCCTGGAGGTCCTCAAGGTCAAGAAGTCGGAGTCCGGCATGATCCTCGACCCCATCACCGTGGCCCCTGACGATACGGTGGGACACGTGCTGGAACTCATGCAGGAGTACCGTATCTCCGGTCTGCCGGTGGTGGAGGAAGACCGGTTGGTGGGGATCATTACCAATCGTGACGTGCGGTTTGTGACGGATCTTGCCACCCCGGTGCATGCGGTGATGACGAGTCAGAACCTCGTCACCGTGCCCATGGGCATCTCGCTCGACGAGGCCAAGCGGCACTTGCACGAAAACCGCATCGAGAAACTGCTGGTGGTGGATGAGTCCAACAAGCTGCGCGGCCTGCTCACCATCAAGGATATCGACAAGATCCGCAAATATCCCAATGCCTGCAAGGACTCCCATGGTCGGCTGCGGGTGGGCGCGGCCATCGGCGTGGGGCAGGCGGGGCTTGCGCGGGCCGAGGCCCTCATCAAGGCTGGCGTGGACGTGCTGGTGCTCGATTCCGCCCACGGCCATTCCCGCAACATCCTCGAAGGGGTACGGGCCATCAAGGCCGCCTGGCCGCAGGTGCAGCTCATTGCCGGCAACGTGGCCACCTATGCCGGGGCCAGGGCCTTGCTCGAGGCGGGTGCGGACGCGGTGAAAGTGGGCATCGGGCCGGGCTCCATCTGTACCACCCGCATCGTGGCCGGAGTCGGAGTGCCGCAGATCACGGCGATCATGGAGTGCGCGCGGGCCTGCCGGGAGTTCGGTCGGCATTGCATCGCCGACGGCGGCATCAAGTTTTCGGGAGATGTGGTCAAGGCCTTGGTGGCTGGCGCGGATACGGTGATGATGGGCTCCATGTTCGCCGGCACGGACGAGAGCCCCGGGGAGACCATCCTCTACCAGGGCCGCACCTACAAGATTTACCGGGGCATGGGATCCATCGACGCCATGAAGGAAGGCAGCAGCGATCGCTATTTCCAAGAAGGCTCCAAAAAGCTGGTGCCCGAAGGAATCGTGGGCCGGGTGCCGTACAAAGGTTCGGTCATGGACACCATCGATCAATTGGTGGGCGGACTGCGCTCGGGCATGGGCTATGTGGGTGCTGCGGACATCCCCACCCTGCAGGAAAAGGCCCGTTTCGTGGAGATTTCCACCGCAGGACTGCGGGAGAGCCACGTGCACGACGTGATCATCACCAAAGAGGCCCCCAATTACCGGGTGGAATCGTACTAA
- a CDS encoding ABC transporter ATP-binding protein: MESVLDVRSVSMNFGGLRALNDVTVVVRDGEIVSLIGPNGAGKTTFFNCVTSIYTPTEGEVYFTPRGSAPVRIGGMKPNAVTALGMARTFQNIRLFQNMSVLENVMVARHCRTKAGIFGAVFRPGWVRREEAEIVEKSYALLKALGLHRWYNELAANLPYGQQRRLEIARALATEPRLLLLDEPAAGMNPQETAALKELVLQIRDQFGLTILLIEHDMSMVMSISERIYVMEYGCLIAEGTPEAVSHDPRVIKAYLGEVEHA, from the coding sequence ATGGAATCGGTTTTGGATGTCCGTTCCGTGTCCATGAACTTTGGAGGGCTGCGCGCTTTGAACGACGTGACCGTCGTGGTGCGCGATGGGGAGATCGTCTCCCTCATCGGCCCCAATGGCGCGGGGAAGACCACGTTTTTCAATTGTGTGACGAGTATCTACACCCCCACGGAAGGGGAGGTGTATTTCACCCCTAGGGGAAGCGCGCCGGTGCGCATCGGCGGTATGAAACCCAACGCCGTCACTGCCCTGGGCATGGCCCGTACCTTTCAAAATATCCGCCTGTTCCAGAACATGAGTGTTTTGGAAAACGTCATGGTGGCGCGCCATTGCCGCACCAAGGCCGGCATCTTTGGCGCGGTGTTCCGGCCAGGCTGGGTGCGCCGGGAAGAGGCGGAGATCGTCGAGAAGAGCTATGCGCTGCTCAAGGCCCTGGGGCTGCACCGTTGGTACAACGAACTGGCCGCCAACCTCCCGTATGGCCAGCAGCGCCGCCTGGAAATCGCCCGCGCTTTGGCCACCGAACCCCGTCTGCTTCTGCTCGATGAGCCGGCGGCGGGCATGAACCCCCAGGAGACTGCCGCTCTCAAGGAGTTGGTGCTCCAGATCCGCGATCAATTTGGTCTGACGATTTTGCTCATCGAGCACGACATGAGTATGGTGATGTCCATTTCGGAACGTATTTACGTCATGGAATATGGCTGCCTCATTGCCGAAGGCACCCCGGAAGCAGTGAGCCACGACCCCCGGGTCATCAAGGCCTATCTCGGGGAGGTGGAGCATGCTTGA
- a CDS encoding ABC transporter ATP-binding protein, whose protein sequence is MLELKGVCTFYGNIQALHDVSLSIHKGEIVTLIGANGAGKTTTLMSICGATPPRRGEVLFEGRPIHTMRPDRIVALGISQVPEGRLIFPEMTVMENLELGAFLRNDTAGIAEDLDYVFALFPILAERRRQLGGTLSGGEQQMLAISRALMARPRLLLLDEPSLGLAPIVIQQIFAIIRKVNEAGTTVFLVEQNAHQALKIAHRGYVMENGRIALEDSAHALLANEEVRKAYLGI, encoded by the coding sequence ATGCTTGAGCTCAAAGGCGTGTGCACGTTCTATGGCAATATCCAAGCCCTGCATGATGTCTCCCTTTCCATCCACAAAGGGGAGATCGTGACCCTCATCGGGGCCAATGGCGCTGGCAAGACCACCACCCTCATGTCCATTTGCGGCGCTACCCCGCCGCGGCGCGGCGAGGTGCTTTTCGAGGGCCGTCCCATCCACACCATGCGGCCGGACCGCATCGTGGCCCTGGGGATCTCGCAGGTGCCTGAAGGCCGGCTCATCTTCCCGGAGATGACGGTCATGGAGAATCTGGAGTTAGGGGCGTTTTTGCGCAACGATACGGCCGGCATCGCGGAAGACCTCGACTATGTCTTTGCGCTCTTCCCCATCTTGGCCGAACGGCGGCGGCAGCTCGGGGGCACCTTGTCCGGCGGTGAACAGCAGATGCTCGCCATCTCCCGCGCGCTTATGGCGCGGCCGCGGCTGCTTTTGCTCGATGAGCCGTCCTTGGGACTTGCCCCCATCGTCATCCAGCAGATCTTTGCCATTATTCGCAAGGTCAACGAAGCCGGGACCACGGTGTTTTTGGTGGAACAAAACGCCCACCAGGCCCTCAAGATCGCGCATCGGGGCTATGTGATGGAAAATGGCCGCATCGCGCTTGAGGATTCGGCGCACGCCTTGCTCGCCAATGAAGAGGTCCGCAAGGCATATCTGGGTATCTGA
- a CDS encoding ABC transporter ATP-binding protein: protein MKPLLWAEDLAHGYGDRWVFQGVGVRVCAGEVLLVVGPNGAGKSTLLALLAGLMAPRHGVVHSQVGPEAMAMMGHGTYVYGSLTALENLRFWARLYGLPADESTLEAVLGRVGLAQWAMEPAGTFSRGMAQRLSLARVILLAPRLVFLDEPATGLDMASVALLHREIQSLRQSGAAVVWVSHDVARDLPLATSVLHLRGGRVHYLGPAGDFAGESVC from the coding sequence ATGAAGCCACTGCTTTGGGCAGAAGATCTCGCCCACGGCTATGGGGACCGCTGGGTGTTTCAGGGGGTCGGCGTTCGCGTGTGCGCGGGCGAGGTCCTGCTCGTGGTCGGCCCCAATGGGGCCGGCAAGTCCACCCTGCTGGCGCTTTTGGCGGGCCTCATGGCGCCGCGCCACGGCGTGGTGCACAGTCAGGTGGGCCCAGAGGCCATGGCCATGATGGGCCATGGCACGTACGTGTATGGCTCCTTGACTGCCCTGGAAAACCTGCGCTTTTGGGCTCGGCTGTATGGACTTCCGGCGGACGAATCCACCCTGGAGGCAGTGCTGGGGCGGGTCGGCCTTGCGCAGTGGGCCATGGAGCCCGCGGGGACGTTTTCTCGGGGCATGGCCCAGCGGTTGTCGCTGGCGCGGGTCATTCTGCTCGCCCCGCGCCTGGTGTTTTTGGATGAACCCGCCACTGGGCTGGACATGGCTTCGGTCGCGCTCCTCCACCGAGAGATTCAGTCCCTTCGCCAAAGCGGCGCGGCCGTGGTGTGGGTGTCGCACGACGTGGCGCGGGATCTTCCCTTGGCGACGTCGGTGCTCCACTTGCGCGGGGGACGCGTCCACTACCTCGGTCCGGCCGGGGATTTTGCGGGGGAGTCGGTATGCTGA
- a CDS encoding branched-chain amino acid ABC transporter substrate-binding protein produces MKGKISSFVVAGGKQIELVVQDDQCKPELATNAATKLVSDGAKVVIGHICSGATKAALPIYTEAKVMVISPSATNPELTQSGQYPTFFRTIASDDAQAKLGVDFAIGKLGAKKIAVLHDKGDYGKGYAEFAKKFIEEGGKAQIVLFEGITPGAVDYSAVVQKIRQSGADTVMFGGYHPEASKLVSQIKKKRIEVHFISDDGVKDDTFIKVAGKDAEGVYASGPKDVSGLALNKQAIEAHKAMFGTDPGAFFDSAYAAMLAAVNAVAKAGSTDFDAMAKVMRSEKVDTPVGTIKFDARGDAEGVGFSMYRVQNGKYVEMK; encoded by the coding sequence ATGAAAGGAAAGATTTCCAGTTTCGTGGTGGCCGGCGGGAAGCAGATCGAGCTCGTGGTGCAGGACGACCAGTGCAAGCCGGAGCTGGCCACCAATGCGGCCACGAAGCTGGTCTCCGACGGCGCCAAGGTGGTCATCGGTCACATCTGCTCGGGCGCGACCAAGGCGGCGCTGCCCATCTATACCGAAGCCAAGGTGATGGTCATTTCGCCTTCTGCCACCAACCCCGAGCTTACCCAAAGCGGCCAGTATCCCACCTTCTTCCGTACCATTGCCTCGGACGATGCCCAGGCCAAGCTGGGGGTGGACTTTGCCATTGGCAAGCTGGGTGCCAAAAAGATCGCTGTGCTGCATGACAAAGGCGACTACGGCAAGGGGTACGCGGAGTTTGCCAAGAAGTTCATCGAGGAGGGCGGCAAGGCGCAGATCGTGCTCTTCGAAGGCATCACTCCGGGTGCGGTGGATTACTCTGCCGTGGTGCAGAAGATCCGGCAGTCCGGTGCGGACACGGTGATGTTCGGCGGCTACCATCCGGAGGCCTCCAAGCTCGTCTCCCAGATCAAGAAAAAACGTATTGAGGTGCATTTCATCTCCGATGACGGCGTGAAGGATGACACCTTCATCAAGGTGGCGGGCAAAGATGCCGAGGGTGTCTACGCGTCCGGTCCCAAGGACGTCTCCGGCCTGGCCCTGAACAAGCAGGCCATCGAAGCCCACAAGGCCATGTTCGGCACGGACCCGGGTGCATTCTTCGACTCCGCCTACGCGGCCATGCTGGCGGCGGTGAACGCGGTGGCCAAGGCGGGCTCCACGGACTTCGACGCCATGGCCAAAGTCATGCGCTCGGAGAAGGTGGACACCCCGGTGGGGACGATCAAATTTGATGCCCGTGGCGACGCCGAAGGCGTGGGCTTCTCCATGTATCGGGTGCAAAACGGCAAGTACGTGGAAATGAAATAG